Proteins encoded by one window of Candidatus Methylomirabilota bacterium:
- the ilvB gene encoding biosynthetic-type acetolactate synthase large subunit, which yields MKLTGSEILLRSLVEEGVDTIFGHPGGVILHTYDVLTDPAVASKIRHILCRHEQGATHAAEGYYKASGKVGTVMVTSGPGACNTVTGLTDALLDSMAIVVFTGQVPTTAMGCDAFQEADVVGTTRTCTKHNFLILKTEDIPRIVKEAYHIARSGRPGPVLVDLPKNVVMGRAEYHGHPQELHIRGYKPTLQGHAGQIKRAVELMKTARRPLIYGGGGIIHSEAYEELRELVAVTRIPVALTLMGLGAFDTSDPLWLGMVGMHGPYWSNMAMIHCDLMIAIGSRFDDRVTGKLSEFGKQCKIIHIDIDPTSIRKTVHVDVPIVGDVKQVLGELNKEVRQVERHWASDFGEWYAQIAEWKAKHPLRYGPMLDVIKPQYAIDMIFEVSERMNPIVATGVGQHQMWAAQRYRGRRPRRWLTSGGLGTMGYGFPAAMGAQAAFPGDLVICIDGDGSFQMTNQDLITCVENNLPVKVVIINNGYLGMVRQWQELFYNRRYSQVDLTIQPDFVKLAEAYGVIGLRARRPDEVKPVLEQAFTTPGPVIVDIVTEREENCFPMIPPGGAIKEILDYGDPIPEKLFQGLR from the coding sequence ATGAAATTGACAGGATCGGAGATATTGCTGAGGAGCCTGGTCGAAGAGGGCGTTGATACCATCTTCGGCCACCCTGGTGGGGTAATCCTGCACACCTATGACGTATTGACCGATCCCGCCGTTGCCTCGAAGATCCGGCATATCCTCTGCCGCCATGAGCAGGGCGCGACGCACGCCGCGGAAGGGTACTATAAAGCCAGCGGCAAAGTAGGGACTGTTATGGTGACCTCGGGGCCGGGGGCCTGCAACACCGTCACAGGCCTGACTGACGCTCTGCTGGATTCCATGGCCATCGTGGTGTTTACCGGTCAAGTACCCACGACGGCCATGGGCTGCGACGCCTTTCAAGAGGCGGATGTTGTCGGCACTACACGTACCTGCACCAAGCATAACTTCCTTATCCTCAAGACCGAGGATATTCCCCGGATTGTCAAGGAAGCGTACCACATCGCCCGATCCGGTCGACCTGGACCGGTGTTGGTTGATCTCCCCAAGAACGTGGTTATGGGACGCGCCGAGTATCATGGGCATCCGCAAGAGCTGCACATCCGCGGGTATAAGCCGACTCTCCAAGGTCATGCCGGCCAGATTAAACGGGCGGTTGAGTTGATGAAAACCGCCCGCCGACCGCTCATATACGGGGGCGGGGGGATTATTCACTCGGAGGCGTACGAAGAACTCCGCGAGCTGGTCGCCGTGACCCGGATCCCGGTTGCGCTCACGCTCATGGGTTTAGGCGCGTTCGATACATCTGATCCGCTATGGCTTGGCATGGTGGGAATGCACGGACCCTACTGGTCGAATATGGCGATGATTCACTGCGACCTGATGATCGCCATCGGGTCGCGATTCGATGACCGTGTGACCGGCAAACTATCCGAGTTCGGCAAACAGTGCAAGATCATCCATATCGATATCGATCCTACCTCGATCAGGAAAACTGTGCATGTGGATGTCCCGATTGTGGGCGATGTGAAGCAGGTGCTCGGCGAGCTCAATAAAGAAGTGCGCCAGGTCGAACGACACTGGGCCAGCGACTTTGGAGAGTGGTATGCCCAGATCGCGGAATGGAAGGCGAAACACCCGCTGCGGTACGGCCCGATGCTGGACGTGATCAAGCCACAGTATGCCATCGACATGATCTTTGAGGTCAGTGAGAGGATGAATCCGATCGTCGCAACCGGCGTGGGCCAGCATCAAATGTGGGCAGCACAGCGCTATCGAGGTCGAAGGCCGCGCCGATGGCTGACCTCAGGCGGTCTCGGGACGATGGGCTACGGATTCCCCGCGGCCATGGGTGCCCAGGCGGCTTTCCCGGGCGATCTCGTGATCTGCATCGACGGCGACGGCAGCTTCCAGATGACCAATCAGGATCTGATCACCTGCGTTGAAAACAACCTGCCGGTCAAGGTGGTGATCATCAATAACGGCTATCTCGGAATGGTTCGGCAGTGGCAGGAACTCTTTTACAACAGGCGATATTCTCAGGTAGACCTGACGATTCAGCCTGACTTTGTGAAGCTTGCAGAGGCATATGGGGTGATCGGCCTCCGCGCCAGACGGCCGGACGAGGTCAAGCCTGTCTTAGAGCAGGCCTTTACCACACCGGGACCGGTCATTGTTGACATAGTTACAGAGCGGGAAGAAAATTGCTTTCCCATGATTCCACCGGGTGGGGCGATCAAGGAGATCCTCGACTATGGCGATCCGATCCCAGAGAAGCTGTTTCAGGGCCTGAGATGA
- the murJ gene encoding murein biosynthesis integral membrane protein MurJ, whose protein sequence is MEQEHPGRIVRAAGVVSGATLLSRILGFTRDLIIARAFGAGTATDAFFAAFRLPNMLRELLGEGALSAAFIPVFTESFRTRGREGAWRLAWTVFTMLVLLLLAVSSVGIVLAPWLIRLIAPGFQAVPSKLDLAVYLTRLMFPYILFIGVAALFMAILNSQGHFATPALSSSMLNIAMIGCALYLTPYVNPPILALTIGVLIGGVGQLLIQIPAIWRRSKGTQWGIDVSDPAIRRITRLMTPGIAGLAITQVNVFVGTLLASLMGEGGISVLYYAFRLIQLPIGLFGVAIATAAFPTMARQAANRSLGEVAATVAYAIRLVLFVTLPSMVGLMVFRVQIIQLLFERGAFDRTVTLATAEVVLFYAFGLGAYVSNRILVPAFYSLQDTATPVKIGMVAVMVNIIASLLLMRPLGLAGLALATTLSSFVNLGLLLMALQRRLGRLNGLRIRSLMQIAAAAALMALIALSLIHLRDPLTVEPSLRRAAVLTVEFVISVTAFVAAAACMGSDELRGLLRWLIGRRRRIEEAPSGEDFH, encoded by the coding sequence ATGGAGCAGGAACATCCTGGGAGAATCGTACGAGCGGCCGGTGTGGTAAGTGGGGCCACCCTGTTAAGCCGTATTCTTGGCTTTACTCGCGATCTGATCATTGCCAGGGCGTTCGGCGCCGGAACCGCAACCGATGCCTTCTTTGCCGCCTTCCGTCTCCCCAACATGTTGCGCGAGTTACTGGGGGAGGGGGCCCTCTCGGCGGCCTTTATCCCGGTCTTCACCGAATCGTTCAGAACGCGTGGACGCGAGGGCGCCTGGCGATTGGCATGGACAGTCTTTACCATGCTGGTGCTGTTGCTTCTGGCGGTCTCCAGCGTCGGCATCGTACTCGCACCGTGGTTGATCAGACTCATCGCGCCCGGTTTCCAAGCCGTCCCATCAAAACTTGATCTGGCCGTCTATCTCACCCGGCTGATGTTTCCGTATATCCTGTTTATCGGAGTGGCGGCGCTCTTCATGGCGATTCTCAATTCGCAGGGTCATTTCGCTACTCCGGCGCTCTCGTCGAGCATGCTCAACATCGCCATGATCGGCTGTGCCCTGTATCTTACACCCTATGTGAACCCGCCCATCCTGGCGCTGACAATCGGCGTCCTCATTGGTGGCGTAGGCCAGCTTCTGATCCAGATTCCGGCCATCTGGAGACGGAGTAAGGGTACGCAATGGGGCATCGATGTCAGCGATCCTGCGATCAGGCGGATCACACGGCTGATGACGCCGGGGATCGCAGGGCTGGCCATTACGCAGGTCAATGTGTTTGTCGGGACCTTGCTCGCCTCGCTGATGGGAGAGGGCGGGATCTCCGTCCTGTACTACGCATTCCGGCTGATCCAGCTCCCGATCGGTCTTTTTGGTGTGGCGATTGCTACGGCGGCCTTTCCCACTATGGCCAGGCAGGCGGCCAACCGGTCGCTTGGAGAGGTGGCGGCTACCGTGGCCTACGCCATCCGTCTGGTCCTGTTCGTCACGCTGCCATCGATGGTCGGCCTGATGGTGTTCAGGGTCCAGATCATCCAGCTTCTCTTTGAGCGGGGCGCATTTGATCGAACTGTCACCCTCGCCACCGCTGAGGTCGTGTTGTTCTATGCTTTCGGTCTCGGCGCCTATGTGTCGAACCGCATTCTCGTTCCGGCCTTCTACTCGCTTCAGGATACAGCCACGCCGGTCAAGATCGGTATGGTGGCCGTTATGGTCAACATTATCGCATCGCTCCTGTTGATGCGGCCGCTGGGGCTTGCCGGCCTGGCCCTGGCTACGACGTTGTCCTCCTTCGTGAACCTGGGTCTGCTGCTGATGGCCCTGCAGCGCCGCCTGGGGCGGCTCAACGGGTTACGCATTCGCTCGCTTATGCAGATCGCCGCGGCCGCTGCGCTGATGGCTCTGATCGCCCTGTCGCTGATCCACCTCCGTGATCCGCTCACAGTTGAGCCGTCGCTTCGTCGCGCCGCGGTGCTCACGGTCGAGTTTGTTATCAGCGTGACCGCATTCGTCGCAGCCGCCGCCTGCATGGGTTCCGACGAGCTGAGAGGTTTGCTTCGATGGCTGATCGGCCGACGACGAAGGATCGAAGAGGCGCCGTCCGGGGAAGATTTTCATTGA
- the rpsT gene encoding 30S ribosomal protein S20, which produces MPITKSAQKQMRQSQKRRLRNRAAKSNLKTVIKKVRAGIEGHDRDAAEKAFMQAVPSIDRAAGKGFIHKNAAARYKSRLARQLHAIPQPS; this is translated from the coding sequence ATGCCAATTACCAAGTCGGCACAGAAGCAGATGAGGCAAAGCCAGAAGCGACGGCTGCGTAATCGCGCGGCAAAGAGTAACTTGAAGACAGTGATCAAGAAGGTGCGAGCGGGGATTGAGGGGCATGACCGGGATGCTGCAGAGAAGGCATTCATGCAGGCTGTGCCGTCCATTGACAGAGCCGCCGGCAAAGGCTTTATTCACAAGAACGCCGCGGCCCGCTATAAGTCACGACTCGCTCGCCAGCTCCACGCCATCCCGCAACCGTCGTAG
- the holA gene encoding DNA polymerase III subunit delta, producing the protein MGRWIKKGHSVAQQVHRGEVASVYCLYGEEEYRREQALNQLLDALLPEGTRDLNLDQIRSGESGAQSILGSARTLPFLASRRVVLVRGVEELSREQQEELLAYLDNPCPTSCLVLVGRRLDLRTRLAAAIQKKGVLLRFDRLEADSLKESLLAAAQEQGRRLQPEAISLLMALVGDDFRQLIYNVEKLALFVGEREEISTKDVEALVGETRVRSIFQLTDAVSGGNLDVALRCLTSLLRSGEEPLAIIGMLARQIRLLIRAKALQEQSVPVSRMTHELGLPPRVVAALTEQSTSRSWRQLSGAVQLLSGADVAIKTGRAAAPVVLTGLVWDLCRA; encoded by the coding sequence ATGGGACGCTGGATCAAGAAAGGCCATTCCGTTGCCCAACAAGTCCACAGGGGAGAGGTCGCGTCCGTCTATTGTCTCTATGGAGAGGAGGAGTACCGGCGGGAACAGGCGCTGAATCAGCTCCTTGACGCATTATTGCCAGAGGGCACGCGAGACCTGAATCTCGACCAGATTCGGTCCGGGGAGTCAGGGGCGCAGTCGATCCTTGGAAGCGCTCGGACGCTGCCGTTTCTGGCATCGCGTCGGGTTGTTCTGGTCCGAGGCGTTGAGGAACTCTCGCGGGAGCAGCAAGAGGAGCTGCTCGCCTATCTGGACAATCCGTGTCCCACAAGCTGTCTTGTGCTGGTGGGTAGGCGTCTTGACCTCAGAACCCGTTTGGCGGCGGCAATACAGAAGAAAGGGGTACTTCTCCGCTTTGATCGCTTGGAAGCAGATTCACTAAAGGAGTCGCTCTTGGCGGCGGCTCAAGAGCAGGGCAGACGGCTGCAGCCGGAAGCGATCAGCCTGCTCATGGCACTCGTTGGAGACGATTTTCGTCAGTTGATCTACAACGTCGAGAAATTAGCGCTCTTCGTCGGCGAGCGCGAGGAGATCAGCACGAAGGATGTCGAAGCCCTGGTTGGTGAGACCCGAGTACGATCGATCTTCCAACTGACCGATGCCGTATCAGGCGGGAACCTGGATGTTGCCCTTCGTTGTCTGACAAGTCTATTGAGGAGCGGGGAAGAGCCGCTGGCGATCATCGGAATGCTCGCCCGCCAGATTCGTCTGCTGATTCGGGCCAAAGCGCTTCAAGAGCAGTCGGTCCCAGTCAGCAGGATGACCCATGAATTGGGCCTGCCGCCTCGCGTTGTTGCTGCCTTGACAGAGCAGAGCACCTCGCGCTCCTGGCGGCAGCTTTCGGGCGCCGTTCAGTTGCTCTCGGGGGCCGACGTTGCCATTAAGACGGGGAGGGCTGCGGCCCCTGTGGTCCTGACCGGATTAGTCTGGGACCTCTGTCGGGCGTGA
- a CDS encoding LptE family protein translates to MRTIICVTVLLALAGCGYRPVGSGGVSALQPSVKTISIGLVNNRTFRPTIQPALRDALIHRLAADGRIRVVEEGADVLLEGAIEGFSEVPLAFGSADTATRLRLTISFSFTLKNRLEDKVFLRDGVTGVAYYFTGTGLAEARAAEDEASLRAVADLVEQVVGRVLDGV, encoded by the coding sequence ATGAGGACGATCATTTGCGTGACGGTACTCCTGGCATTGGCTGGATGCGGCTATCGGCCGGTAGGTTCCGGAGGGGTAAGCGCGCTTCAGCCGTCCGTCAAGACGATCAGCATCGGGCTTGTCAACAATCGAACCTTCCGTCCTACGATTCAGCCGGCCCTGAGAGATGCGCTGATTCATCGGCTGGCGGCCGACGGCCGGATCAGAGTTGTGGAGGAGGGCGCCGACGTCCTTTTGGAGGGGGCCATTGAAGGATTCAGCGAAGTGCCGCTTGCCTTTGGTTCCGCGGACACGGCTACCCGCCTGCGACTGACCATTTCGTTTTCCTTTACGTTGAAAAATCGGCTGGAGGATAAAGTGTTTCTCCGGGACGGGGTGACGGGTGTGGCCTATTACTTTACCGGGACGGGCCTCGCTGAGGCCAGGGCGGCAGAGGACGAGGCATCGCTTCGAGCGGTGGCGGATCTCGTCGAGCAGGTCGTCGGTCGGGTGCTGGACGGGGTGTGA
- the leuS gene encoding leucine--tRNA ligase, with amino-acid sequence MARGYDFKTIEAKWQRAWEESGAFAATEKAKKRKFYLLEMYPYPSGRIHMGHVRNYAIGDVLARFLRMRGYNVLHPMGWDSFGLPAENAAIEHRTHPAKWTNDNIAYMRTQLKRMGFSYDWQREITCSDPGYYRWGQWLFLKLYEKGLVYKKSSAVNWCELCQTVLANEQVEGGLCWRDGTPVVQKELPGWFFRITAYAEELLSNLDDLSGWPEPVKVMQRNWIGKSVGAEVHFPLADRQGALTIFTTRQDTLFGATFMVLAPEHPLAITLAQGTPQEQQVRAFIERIKLEDRLKRAAVDTAKEGVFTGAYAINPLTRGRIPVWIGNFVLPEYGTGAIMAVPSNDQRDFEFAQNYGLPIRLAVKPVEADLDERNLQQAYEGEGLLVDSGPFTGMGSEQAREAIADFLEREEIGKRTVNFRLRDWGISRQRYWGNPIPIIYCDGCGTVPVPYRDLPVILPQDVQITMKGGSPLTKIVTFAQVPCPRCGGPARRETDTMDTFVDSSWYFLRFTSPDAQDGPVTPVRVNYWMPVDQYIGGIEHAVLHLLYARFFTKAVRDLGLIAVDEPFTRLLTQGMVCKETYRCPEHGFRLPEEVDTARACKACGRPIVIGRIEKMSKSKKNVIDPEDLLARYGADTARLFCLFAAPPERDLEWSDQGVEGSFRFLCRIVRLVDDQEALLKSSLAPIPFSRLVTGRALYRKAQQTIKRVTEDIEEEFHFNTAISALMELTNEIGRFELGGSADEADERHFAYGYAVETLLLLLSPFAPHLCEELWERLGRSGSIFQTAWPVYDPAAITAEEIVIVVQIDGKVRSRLFMPADADDHVMREAALADERVEGWLEGRSVRKVVVVPKKLVNIVTGRVG; translated from the coding sequence ATGGCGCGGGGTTACGACTTCAAGACGATTGAAGCGAAGTGGCAGCGGGCATGGGAGGAGAGTGGCGCCTTCGCGGCTACGGAAAAGGCCAAAAAGCGCAAGTTCTACCTCCTGGAGATGTATCCCTATCCGTCCGGCAGGATCCATATGGGCCACGTTCGCAACTATGCGATCGGTGACGTGCTGGCCCGGTTTCTTCGGATGCGTGGATACAATGTGTTGCACCCGATGGGCTGGGATTCTTTCGGTCTGCCCGCAGAGAACGCAGCCATCGAGCACCGCACGCACCCGGCCAAGTGGACCAACGACAATATCGCCTACATGCGTACCCAGCTCAAACGGATGGGGTTCTCCTACGATTGGCAGCGCGAAATCACTTGTAGCGATCCAGGCTACTATCGATGGGGACAGTGGCTCTTCTTGAAGCTGTATGAGAAAGGGCTGGTCTATAAGAAATCTTCTGCTGTCAACTGGTGTGAACTCTGCCAGACCGTCCTGGCCAATGAGCAGGTGGAAGGCGGGCTCTGCTGGCGCGACGGGACGCCCGTTGTGCAGAAGGAGCTGCCGGGATGGTTCTTCAGGATTACCGCATACGCTGAAGAGTTGCTGAGTAACTTAGACGACCTCTCCGGATGGCCGGAGCCAGTCAAGGTGATGCAGCGTAACTGGATCGGCAAGAGTGTCGGGGCAGAGGTGCACTTCCCGCTCGCCGACCGTCAAGGAGCGCTGACCATCTTTACCACGCGGCAGGACACGCTCTTCGGGGCGACCTTCATGGTCCTGGCCCCCGAACACCCGCTTGCCATCACTCTCGCGCAGGGTACCCCGCAGGAGCAGCAGGTGAGGGCCTTCATCGAGCGGATAAAGCTGGAGGACAGGCTTAAGCGAGCCGCAGTCGACACGGCAAAAGAGGGAGTGTTCACAGGCGCCTATGCCATCAACCCGCTCACGCGCGGGCGGATCCCCGTCTGGATCGGCAACTTCGTCCTGCCGGAGTATGGCACCGGCGCCATTATGGCGGTGCCGAGCAACGACCAGCGCGACTTTGAGTTCGCACAAAACTATGGGCTGCCGATCCGCCTGGCGGTGAAGCCCGTTGAGGCCGATCTGGATGAGCGCAATTTGCAACAGGCCTATGAAGGCGAGGGACTGCTGGTCGACTCCGGGCCATTTACCGGCATGGGTAGTGAGCAAGCGCGCGAGGCGATCGCCGACTTCCTGGAACGGGAGGAGATTGGAAAGCGGACGGTGAACTTCCGCCTCCGCGACTGGGGGATCTCACGACAGCGCTATTGGGGCAACCCGATCCCGATCATCTACTGTGATGGGTGCGGGACGGTTCCGGTCCCGTATCGGGACCTGCCGGTCATCCTGCCTCAGGACGTACAGATCACGATGAAGGGCGGCTCACCCCTGACGAAAATCGTCACTTTTGCTCAGGTTCCGTGTCCACGATGTGGCGGTCCTGCCAGGCGGGAGACCGATACAATGGACACCTTTGTCGATTCGTCATGGTATTTTCTCCGGTTCACCAGCCCGGATGCCCAGGACGGGCCGGTCACTCCTGTTCGTGTTAACTACTGGATGCCGGTCGATCAGTATATCGGGGGAATCGAGCATGCGGTCCTCCACTTGCTATACGCTCGCTTTTTCACCAAGGCCGTCCGCGACCTCGGCCTGATCGCTGTCGATGAGCCGTTCACGCGGTTGTTAACGCAGGGGATGGTGTGCAAGGAGACGTACCGGTGTCCGGAGCATGGGTTCCGGCTGCCGGAGGAGGTGGACACAGCTCGCGCCTGCAAGGCATGCGGCCGTCCGATCGTGATCGGGCGAATTGAGAAGATGTCGAAATCAAAAAAGAACGTGATCGATCCCGAAGATCTCTTGGCGCGGTACGGGGCCGATACGGCCCGACTGTTCTGCCTGTTCGCCGCCCCGCCGGAAAGAGATCTGGAGTGGTCTGATCAGGGCGTGGAGGGATCGTTCCGATTTTTGTGCCGGATCGTCCGTCTCGTTGACGATCAGGAGGCGCTTCTGAAGTCTTCGCTTGCGCCAATCCCCTTCTCGAGACTCGTGACAGGTCGCGCCTTATATCGAAAGGCCCAGCAGACAATTAAACGGGTCACGGAGGATATTGAGGAGGAGTTTCACTTTAATACGGCCATCAGTGCCCTCATGGAGCTTACGAACGAAATCGGCCGCTTTGAGTTAGGAGGCTCTGCAGACGAAGCCGACGAGCGGCACTTCGCATACGGCTATGCCGTCGAGACGCTCCTGCTGCTCCTGTCGCCCTTTGCGCCGCATCTGTGCGAGGAGTTGTGGGAACGACTGGGACGCAGCGGGAGTATCTTTCAAACGGCTTGGCCGGTCTACGATCCCGCCGCCATTACGGCGGAGGAGATTGTGATCGTTGTTCAGATCGACGGGAAGGTCCGCAGTCGACTCTTCATGCCGGCAGATGCCGACGATCACGTCATGCGTGAGGCAGCCCTTGCGGACGAGCGTGTCGAGGGATGGCTCGAGGGCAGATCGGTCCGGAAGGTGGTGGTCGTGCCAAAGAAGCTGGTAAATATCGTGACCGGGCGGGTCGGATGA
- a CDS encoding PEGA domain-containing protein yields the protein MNIVNGLRHWSVLIVAGMLVFAVPLTPAEAAHGGGGGGGHGGFGGGGRGGFSGGRSFGHGGFAHGFRGHGFHGGFRGSVVIGLGGWGWDPWWYGPYWPGPYSWGAPGYYGYGYPGYPYEGYDPGYAYPPAAPPVGYGYGVETFQAPFETPPPQAPPPTSQAPPPVTSQVPPAYAPVTASLQIEVTPVEAEILVDGMRVGRAKEIKGPISVPVAAGAHTVGFRLGGMTTIENIMVSPQTTVLIKRNLGSAGAPQP from the coding sequence ATGAACATCGTGAATGGGCTACGACACTGGAGTGTCCTGATCGTCGCCGGTATGCTCGTATTTGCGGTGCCGCTAACGCCGGCGGAGGCGGCGCATGGCGGAGGCGGAGGCGGGGGGCACGGAGGGTTCGGTGGTGGGGGCAGGGGAGGGTTCAGTGGTGGGAGAAGTTTTGGTCACGGGGGATTTGCTCACGGGTTTCGTGGCCATGGCTTCCACGGGGGGTTCCGTGGTAGCGTCGTGATCGGGCTTGGCGGCTGGGGGTGGGATCCCTGGTGGTACGGCCCATACTGGCCCGGACCCTACTCTTGGGGAGCGCCAGGCTACTATGGCTACGGGTACCCCGGGTACCCCTATGAGGGATATGATCCCGGATACGCCTATCCTCCCGCTGCGCCACCGGTCGGGTACGGGTACGGCGTAGAAACTTTCCAGGCGCCCTTCGAGACGCCACCACCGCAAGCGCCACCTCCGACGTCGCAGGCTCCACCGCCAGTCACTTCTCAGGTCCCGCCGGCCTATGCGCCGGTCACGGCGTCTCTGCAGATCGAGGTGACCCCAGTGGAGGCGGAGATTCTGGTGGATGGCATGCGGGTTGGGAGGGCCAAGGAGATCAAAGGACCGATCAGCGTTCCGGTGGCAGCCGGAGCGCACACCGTGGGGTTCCGGCTGGGCGGCATGACGACCATCGAGAACATTATGGTCTCGCCGCAGACGACCGTGCTCATCAAGCGGAATCTTGGGAGCGCGGGGGCGCCTCAGCCGTAA
- a CDS encoding sigma-70 family RNA polymerase sigma factor, producing MDDVKPNVAPGHARCEALYREHGARLLRLCRLLLRSPQEAEDVIQEVFLKLVERDAGSDRAMAWGPWLTRVAINACRDRQRAAWWRLWDRTAAEIELVDRDPTPDTAALAGETRGHIWRAFRQLSQRQREVFVLRHLEAWPTQDVADALGLSTGSVKRHLFRAVARLRETLGEDP from the coding sequence ATGGATGATGTCAAGCCGAATGTAGCGCCAGGCCACGCGCGGTGTGAGGCGCTCTATCGCGAGCACGGCGCGCGCCTGCTGCGGTTGTGCCGTCTCCTGTTGCGCAGTCCCCAGGAGGCCGAGGACGTTATCCAAGAGGTATTTCTCAAGCTCGTCGAGCGTGATGCGGGGTCGGACCGTGCGATGGCATGGGGGCCTTGGCTCACAAGGGTTGCGATTAACGCGTGTCGTGACCGGCAGCGGGCAGCGTGGTGGCGCCTCTGGGACAGGACGGCAGCGGAGATTGAGCTTGTGGACCGCGACCCGACGCCGGATACAGCCGCGCTGGCCGGCGAAACCCGCGGCCACATCTGGCGCGCCTTCCGGCAGCTCTCCCAGCGACAGCGAGAGGTCTTTGTGCTGCGGCACCTCGAGGCCTGGCCGACCCAGGATGTGGCGGACGCGCTGGGCTTGAGTACCGGAAGTGTGAAACGCCATCTGTTTCGAGCGGTGGCGCGTCTGCGAGAGACGCTCGGAGAAGATCCATGA
- a CDS encoding periplasmic heavy metal sensor codes for MHTRKKRHGVVVLMAILAASLWTASAYGQSHRDRAMRWERGDEGLFLPLLVSGAGLTETQQAQLKQLVASHRPRVDALQRQFRAAREQLIEKLYTPGSLKADDLTSLRQQIGTLRESLAQESLQVALEIRKLLTPEQLAKAKQRRQRLNELRAEMRSLLEEER; via the coding sequence ATGCACACACGTAAAAAACGCCATGGGGTGGTGGTCCTGATGGCGATCTTGGCGGCGAGTCTGTGGACGGCCTCCGCCTACGGTCAGTCGCACCGAGACCGGGCCATGCGATGGGAGCGTGGCGACGAGGGACTCTTCCTCCCGCTGCTTGTCAGCGGGGCGGGGCTCACGGAGACCCAGCAGGCGCAGCTCAAACAACTTGTGGCAAGCCATCGCCCCAGGGTTGATGCCCTCCAGCGGCAGTTTCGAGCCGCCCGCGAGCAGTTGATCGAGAAGCTCTACACCCCGGGTTCGCTGAAGGCCGACGACCTTACCTCATTGAGACAGCAGATCGGCACGCTTCGCGAATCGCTTGCGCAAGAGTCACTGCAAGTCGCCCTGGAAATTCGCAAGCTGCTTACTCCCGAGCAACTGGCCAAGGCGAAGCAGCGTCGGCAGCGGCTGAACGAATTACGCGCGGAGATGCGGAGTCTCCTCGAAGAGGAGCGCTAA
- a CDS encoding response regulator, with amino-acid sequence MAGGILVVDDSEGERTLLANLLGRSGYRVTTASDGMLAWRLLQQSSVSYDLVITDFTMPMMNGIELLEKIQAAYPRIRVVLVTGHGYLGNTITSKAQRKGAFAVLPKPCSFEHLHETIKRALLQSPATEGPVPSP; translated from the coding sequence ATGGCCGGCGGCATCTTGGTGGTTGATGATAGTGAGGGCGAGCGGACCCTCTTGGCGAACCTCTTGGGCAGGAGCGGGTATCGCGTCACCACGGCCTCTGATGGAATGCTCGCGTGGAGGCTCTTGCAGCAGTCCTCAGTGTCTTATGATCTCGTCATTACGGATTTCACTATGCCGATGATGAACGGGATCGAGCTGCTGGAGAAGATTCAGGCGGCGTATCCGCGGATCAGGGTCGTTCTCGTTACCGGCCACGGTTACCTCGGCAACACAATAACCTCGAAAGCCCAACGGAAGGGCGCTTTCGCGGTGCTGCCAAAGCCCTGCAGCTTCGAGCACCTGCACGAAACCATCAAGCGCGCCCTATTGCAGTCCCCCGCGACCGAAGGACCAGTCCCAAGCCCGTAA